The Entelurus aequoreus isolate RoL-2023_Sb linkage group LG08, RoL_Eaeq_v1.1, whole genome shotgun sequence genome segment CGTGCTTGGTGATTTGGGCAGGGGGGACCTACTGGTACTTGTTCGGGAAGCCCAGTCCTTTCTCCCTGGACTCGGTCAGGCCTCCTGGACCTCGAGAGTTTGACCAGAAAAAGAGGGACAAAGTCATCAAGCAAGGTATGGCGTGACAAAACTGGAGCCGGATCGATGTGGTTTCCAGTACTTAGCCCTAGGGATGGAACGATTAACGGTGACAATGATAATGGCGGgaaaaactcccgacggttagtaagggtggggaatctttgggcaccgattcctggggtgatgaGTCACCGATTCTCAATTAGGTACAATAATTATAatggaactttttcaaaacaggttacaggttggaACAGCTCCTTCTGGCCCCACCTAAGAACTTTTACTTTTGGTTGAGTTTGGCGgcaccagtggaccaaagcggtagtgtccTGCCAGATGGAATACCACATTTCtcaaactgacatgatgtccgctgtaatatcggcacaaatattaggtctctaatggctatgctgatgttaaatagcagacactatcaagaaaggATCTCGAATTGTGCTACAAACCTGACGTTACTGTATTGGAcattttctaatcaagtagtcaaacaaaattgtctttctttAATGTATTGAATGGCTCGAGCGGGTTCACGAAGGAACAAGTGAATACTGAATACCAGATGGGAGGGGGGAGTAAGCACGGTTTGGGAGGGGGGGAGAGAGCATATGACACAACAACAGTGGAAAGTTTAgacaatggtgcactgttaacTGGAATGGAAATGTCAACACTGAAGATACacgctcaggaagaggtgcttcaagacatggctagctagttagtggctgacatccatccgcagtgttttagctacttctaaatcactaatcctggcctccatggcgacaaataaagtaagtagcgttatcactggaggacgaggaatagctaaacatgcttcactacacaccgtgggaggatacaatagctcaccggcgtcacaatgtaaacaaacgccatgggtggatctacacctgacatcgtctgtaatgataccaagtgcaagagcgtatctagtcgatactactatgattacattgatattttttagcaccacaaaatattttttccttttttaaaaattcatattatatttataaagtcagtaaatacgtcctggACACATGCGGACTTTGAataggaccaatgtatgatcctgtaactacttggtatctatcataatctaacataatagtgagagtccagtccatagtggatctaacataatagtgagagtccagtccatagtggatctaacataatagtgtgagagtccagtccatagtggatctaacataatagtgtgagagtccagtccatagtggatctaacataatagtgtgagagtccagtccatagtggatctagcataatagtgagagtccagtccatagtggatctaacataatagtgagaatccagtccatagtggatctaacataatcgtgtgagagtccagtccatagtggatctaacataatagtgtgagagtccagtccatagtggatctaacataatagtgagagtccaatccatagtggatctaacataatagtgtgagagtccagtgcatagtggatctaacataatagtgtgagagtccagtccatagtggatctaacataatagtgagagtccagtccatagtggatctaacataatagtgtgagagtccagtccatagtggatctaacataatagtgagagtccagtccatagtggggccagcaggagaccatcccgagcggagacaggtcagcagcgcagagatgtccccaaccgatgcacagacgagtggtccaccctgggtcccgaccctggacagccagcgcttcatccatggccaccgaacctgtgcccgaaggagaggggggcagagcagaaaagaaacggcagatcaactggtctaaaaagggggtctatttaaaggctagagtatacaaatgagttttaagatgggacttaaatgcttctactgaggtagcatctctaactgttactgctagaacattccatagtactggagccccaatagaaaacgctctatagcccgcgggCGACCCCcgcaccccttttaaggggacgggcaatatgcgcattcgtatagttaggaggagatgcctcgttcaGCGCAaacaattcgtctggtttgagccaagtTTCGCTGAGACCAGTGAAGttcagattgttgtctctaatgacctcattaactaataacaatGTGCAGGTTTCAGCGCTGACAAGGTGCCCGAGAACCTGGACGTCATAGTGATCGGCAGCGGAATCGGCGGGCTGGCGGCGGGCGCCACCTTGGCCAAGGCGGGCAAGAAGGTTCTGGTTCTGGAGCAGCACGACCAGGCGGGCGGCTGCTGTCACACCTACGTGGAGAAAGGCTTCGAATTTGACGTTGGTAGGCTAGCGCTCATGCTAATGAGTGGTTGGACCTTTAGCGGCACAGAGGTTTGATGGTCCGTGCGTTCTTAGGCCTCCACTACGTCGGCCAGCTCCATGAGAACAGCCTCCTCCGCATCATCTTTGACCAGCTGTCTGAGGGACAGCTGGAGTTCCAGGAGCTGAACCAACACTTTGACACCATCCAGATCGGCCTGGGGGACGACAAGCGGGAGTACAGCATCTTCTCCGGGAAAACGGAAATGAAGGCTCACCTCTTGAAGCAATTCCCCGACGACACCGAGGCCATCGAGAGCTTCTTCCAGATCATGAAGGTaaaaacccccccgccccccaggcGAGTTCCTCTTCAAGGAAATGGCGTCCTCACCGGTCTGTCCAACAGGTCTCAGCCAAGAAGACTCACTACCTGGCGACCCTCAAGCTCCTCCCACAGTGGCTGTCCTTGTTCCTGTTGAAGTCAGGAATCGCAGACGCGGCCTCGTCGGTTTTCCGCCTCTCTGGAACGTGTGCCACGGACTTGGCGAACAAGCTGACCGCCAACAAAGACCTCCACGTCATCTTTTCCTACCTATTCTACGGTGAGACCCGGAATcttcttaagttaaagttaaagtaccaatgattgtcacacacacactaggtgtggtgaaatttaccctctgcatttgacccatccccctgggaggtaaagggagcagtgagcagcagcagtggccacgcccgggaataatttttggtgatttaacccccaattccaacccttgatgctgagtgccaagcagggaggtaatggctcccaattttatagtctttggtatgactcggccggggtttgaactcacaacctacccatcccagggcggacactctaaccactaggccactgagtaggaatcTTCTTTAGCTTTCGGACTCTTCCActgcggagaaaaaaaaaaaaagtaaaatgagaTGGAAAAAGTTAGCAAGCTGAAATTAGCTTGCTAGCAAGCTATTGTTTGCATATTAACCggtaacaaatgtcacataccaagttatatgactctggtgtaaacggttgcaaaactaccTCAAAAAGTCAGCATGGTAATATTAGCAGGTTAGcaagctaaggttagcatgctaacagttagcttgtgtcacataccaagttatatgactctaaagtGTAGGGCTGGGGAACTACAGTAAAGAGTGTTAAACTAGCTAaaataaagttagcattttaatgttagcatgctaacagttaacaagtgtcacgtaccaagttatatgactctggtgtaaacggttgcaaaact includes the following:
- the LOC133656444 gene encoding inactive all-trans-retinol 13,14-reductase-like; amino-acid sequence: MWLLVVLACLVIWAGGTYWYLFGKPSPFSLDSVRPPGPREFDQKKRDKVIKQGFSADKVPENLDVIVIGSGIGGLAAGATLAKAGKKVLVLEQHDQAGGCCHTYVEKGFEFDVGLHYVGQLHENSLLRIIFDQLSEGQLEFQELNQHFDTIQIGLGDDKREYSIFSGKTEMKAHLLKQFPDDTEAIESFFQIMKVSAKKTHYLATLKLLPQWLSLFLLKSGIADAASSVFRLSGTCATDLANKLTANKDLHVIFSYLFYGVPPKDSSILINALLVHHYKRGAYYPKGGGSEIAFNIIRTIQKHGGTCLVRAPVSQVLVDHKGVAYGVTVRKGGKDVEVHAPVVVSNCGIFTTFQKLLPPEIQVKPDIQERLNMMKHGRGSFLVFSGFDGTEEELGLVSTNFWLFKNNDMDKSIFDKCH